From a single Pseudalkalibacillus hwajinpoensis genomic region:
- a CDS encoding YjzC family protein: MADRFKTGENAPENGKYEFDGLTDGRKNSNPTEDEKHISLQSGDTFPPLRSSKESAYWKKA; this comes from the coding sequence ATGGCAGATCGTTTCAAAACTGGTGAAAATGCCCCTGAGAATGGAAAGTATGAATTTGATGGTTTAACAGACGGAAGAAAGAATAGTAATCCGACTGAAGATGAAAAGCATATCAGCCTCCAAAGTGGCGACACGTTTCCTCCACTTCGATCAAGCAAAGAATCAGCATATTGGAAAAAAGCATAA
- a CDS encoding type II secretion system F family protein, whose protein sequence is MVPVSDSKNSATVLLILAVVFLFYRYPVFYLAKKKTQRVKVINKEMSVFFDMVSLLLEAGVGLEGSISNVCARKPGPLADEFSQALDEMKRGKSRREAFYSLKKRVPSDHFQSVMMSIIQADHHGIGMAKVIKNITTRICKQRRELSREQAMKAPVKMLIPMILFIFPPLFIIIIGPMVVKLIVDGLG, encoded by the coding sequence ATGGTACCTGTTTCAGATAGTAAAAATTCTGCGACCGTGTTATTAATACTTGCTGTTGTTTTCTTGTTCTACCGCTATCCAGTGTTTTATTTAGCAAAGAAAAAAACACAAAGAGTAAAAGTGATCAATAAGGAAATGTCTGTTTTCTTTGATATGGTGAGCTTACTTCTTGAAGCAGGGGTTGGGCTTGAGGGATCTATCTCTAATGTTTGTGCCAGGAAGCCAGGACCGCTCGCGGATGAGTTCAGTCAGGCGCTTGATGAAATGAAACGTGGCAAATCACGGAGGGAAGCGTTCTATAGCTTAAAGAAGCGTGTCCCATCAGATCATTTCCAGAGCGTCATGATGTCAATCATTCAGGCTGATCATCACGGGATTGGGATGGCGAAAGTCATTAAAAACATTACGACACGTATTTGTAAGCAAAGACGTGAACTCTCACGTGAACAGGCGATGAAGGCACCAGTCAAAATGTTGATCCCGATGATCCTGTTTATATTCCCACCTCTTTTTATTATCATAATTGGACCAATGGTTGTGAAATTGATTGTCGATGGACTGGGTTAA
- a CDS encoding NAD(P)/FAD-dependent oxidoreductase — MKAKLMVVGNGEAATRFLESLLSIQAKGFEITVVGKEPQPAYKRHLLTRILQGEVAMEDAVFQDSDWYKSSGIRYYSNESVLTIDTDRSQVKTDRGRKVRYDHLVIATGSSPYLLPIQGAGKKGVKTYRTLEDCRELIQTSETYKKAAVIGAGLLGLEVAMGLVHLGLETTVVHHQPNVMNRQLDRLASEMLQEALAANGLNFALSKRTREITGDSHVKGIRFSDGSMMEADLVLMSVGIRPNVELAKKAGLEVHRGIVIDDDLCTSVPNVYAIGECAEHRDVLYGTIGPIYEQAEHLARKLCDLPARYTGSMVSTHLNIRSINVFSTGQVLETEETRTFQWIDPIRHIYKKVVTLHGHVIGAILYGDTSDALRLTQLVKEFAPVNEIPSNTLFPNVSRDRHNLKLVSKKFLSSGAGQP; from the coding sequence ATGAAGGCAAAGCTTATGGTGGTAGGAAATGGTGAAGCGGCAACTCGATTTCTAGAGAGCTTACTTTCAATCCAGGCTAAGGGATTTGAAATAACAGTCGTGGGAAAAGAACCTCAGCCTGCTTATAAACGGCATTTGCTAACGCGCATTTTACAGGGAGAAGTGGCGATGGAGGATGCTGTCTTTCAAGACAGCGATTGGTATAAATCTAGTGGCATTCGCTATTATTCAAATGAAAGTGTCCTTACAATTGATACGGACCGATCGCAAGTGAAAACAGATCGAGGCAGAAAAGTTAGGTATGACCATCTAGTCATTGCGACAGGTTCTAGCCCTTATCTTCTTCCTATTCAGGGAGCAGGGAAAAAAGGTGTAAAAACGTACCGTACGCTCGAGGACTGCAGAGAACTGATTCAGACTTCGGAAACATATAAGAAGGCTGCAGTCATTGGAGCAGGTCTTCTCGGTCTTGAGGTTGCGATGGGCCTTGTTCACCTTGGACTAGAGACTACGGTTGTACACCATCAACCCAATGTGATGAATCGCCAACTTGATCGATTAGCATCTGAGATGCTTCAGGAAGCACTAGCAGCAAATGGACTGAACTTTGCTCTAAGTAAGCGAACGAGAGAAATTACGGGTGATTCTCATGTGAAAGGCATCCGTTTTTCTGACGGAAGCATGATGGAGGCTGATCTTGTTCTGATGTCAGTTGGCATTCGACCAAATGTAGAACTAGCGAAAAAAGCAGGTCTTGAGGTTCACCGAGGGATAGTGATTGATGATGATCTTTGTACGAGTGTACCTAATGTTTACGCGATTGGAGAATGTGCTGAACACCGCGATGTTTTGTATGGCACGATTGGACCGATTTATGAACAGGCTGAGCATCTTGCGAGAAAACTCTGTGATTTACCGGCTAGGTACACAGGCTCAATGGTATCAACCCATCTTAATATTAGGAGCATAAATGTATTTTCAACAGGGCAGGTGCTTGAAACAGAAGAAACAAGAACATTTCAGTGGATTGATCCGATTCGTCACATTTATAAGAAAGTCGTCACTCTTCATGGCCACGTAATTGGCGCAATTCTTTATGGAGACACTTCTGATGCGTTGCGGCTAACACAGTTGGTAAAAGAGTTTGCACCAGTAAACGAAATTCCTTCGAACACTCTTTTCCCAAATGTATCAAGAGATCGACACAATCTCAAGTTAGTTTCGAAAAAATTTCTTTCAAGTGGGGCAGGTCAACCGTAA
- a CDS encoding LacI family DNA-binding transcriptional regulator, with product MASTIKDVAKKANVSIATVSRILNDLPGYSPKTKQKVLDAIEELGYQPNAVARGLINKKTQTIGVLFPDVSSMLSSEILNGIEDVAHELGHSVIVCHTDSSGKRTKKYLQLLNEKRVEGILYVSEVLTKEYDDIMKKMDVPVVLISTESLEFQLPYVKVNDRSAVFSATQYMINQGHKNLGMISGPKEDTIAGYPRAQGFLEALNHYGLRASEEQVFYTKGFAYEDGLTNLEPLLSRFPDLTGIVATSDDVAVGVISAAYKLGITVPDQLSVIGYDNIKIAQMIIPPLTTVAQPLYEMGQTGAKMLFKSIASGNTVESRIMPHRIIERESVKKIN from the coding sequence ATGGCTTCAACCATTAAAGATGTAGCCAAAAAGGCAAATGTGTCTATTGCTACAGTATCCAGGATTTTGAATGACTTACCGGGATATTCTCCAAAGACAAAACAAAAAGTCCTTGACGCCATTGAGGAACTGGGCTATCAACCCAATGCGGTAGCAAGAGGCTTAATTAACAAGAAAACACAAACAATCGGCGTTCTTTTCCCTGACGTATCAAGCATGCTATCGTCTGAAATTTTGAATGGTATTGAGGATGTCGCACATGAGTTGGGACACAGTGTCATTGTTTGTCACACTGATTCAAGTGGGAAACGAACGAAGAAATACTTACAGCTGTTAAATGAGAAAAGAGTAGAGGGCATCCTCTATGTTAGTGAAGTACTGACAAAAGAATATGATGATATTATGAAAAAGATGGATGTGCCAGTTGTTCTTATTTCTACTGAGTCATTAGAGTTTCAATTGCCTTATGTGAAGGTAAATGATCGATCTGCTGTTTTTAGTGCCACACAATATATGATCAATCAAGGGCATAAGAATCTTGGGATGATTAGTGGTCCAAAGGAAGATACAATTGCTGGCTATCCAAGGGCACAGGGTTTTCTAGAAGCATTAAATCACTACGGTTTAAGGGCTAGTGAGGAACAGGTCTTTTATACGAAAGGGTTTGCTTACGAAGATGGTCTTACTAATCTAGAACCTCTTCTATCACGATTTCCTGATCTTACAGGGATTGTAGCTACGAGTGATGATGTGGCAGTAGGTGTCATTTCAGCAGCATATAAGCTTGGAATTACGGTTCCTGATCAGTTGTCTGTAATAGGTTATGATAATATTAAGATTGCACAAATGATAATTCCCCCATTAACTACTGTCGCTCAACCCTTATATGAGATGGGGCAAACAGGAGCTAAAATGCTCTTTAAATCAATTGCCAGCGGGAACACAGTGGAAAGTAGAATTATGCCACATCGCATTATAGAGAGAGAATCCGTAAAAAAAATAAATTAA
- a CDS encoding spore germination protein, producing MKIRRRKKEETFNIKDKIKADFHNSNDLQHKSLQLGSYNVSLLFLENITDKTVIQKAIITPLLSFKEQTEALSKSTIPELLPLETIHSIKDPDAISTFLIDGYTIILVTKESKQDVHALNTAQFIKRKPEEPVNEPTISGPRDGFIEAIDDNKALLRMHLKTKDLLFEKFTVGTEVSTHLFVAYIKGKANVELIEEIKERISLVKAEYIGDAGVLEQLLERNHLSVFPELTITQHPTKVANALMEGRVSILTDGSPTALIAPTTLNMLLQVQDDYYFKWIPASFLRILSFVTALISVLLPATYISFVSFHHGLIPTGLAISLSKTREGVPFPSVIEAFLMEFTIEILRQAGVRLPKPIGSTVSIVGAIVIGETAVSSGIVSPMMVMVISFTAICSFTVANYELSLALRTIRFFILLGAATLGIYGMLITIFIVTTHLVKLRSFTVPYLEPFGPYYVKRWKDSIIRFPFRQSKDGTK from the coding sequence ATGAAGATTAGAAGAAGAAAAAAAGAAGAAACTTTTAATATAAAAGATAAAATAAAAGCTGATTTTCATAATAGCAACGATCTTCAACATAAATCCTTGCAACTAGGTTCTTACAACGTCTCCCTTCTGTTCTTAGAAAACATCACGGATAAAACCGTGATCCAAAAAGCAATTATTACTCCCTTGCTATCATTTAAAGAACAGACAGAGGCCTTGAGTAAATCCACAATTCCAGAGCTTTTGCCGTTGGAAACAATCCATTCGATTAAAGATCCTGACGCCATCAGCACGTTTCTTATAGACGGGTACACGATTATTCTTGTAACGAAGGAAAGCAAACAGGACGTCCATGCACTGAATACAGCGCAATTTATTAAGCGCAAACCTGAAGAGCCTGTTAACGAACCAACAATAAGCGGTCCTAGAGACGGGTTTATTGAAGCAATAGACGATAATAAAGCGTTATTACGCATGCACTTGAAAACAAAGGATTTATTATTTGAAAAGTTCACAGTAGGAACAGAGGTATCAACTCATCTCTTCGTTGCTTATATAAAAGGGAAAGCAAATGTGGAATTAATTGAAGAAATCAAAGAACGCATTTCTCTAGTTAAAGCAGAATACATCGGCGATGCAGGTGTATTGGAGCAGTTATTAGAGCGAAATCATCTGTCTGTATTCCCTGAACTAACAATTACTCAGCACCCAACCAAGGTTGCTAACGCCTTAATGGAAGGAAGAGTTTCCATTCTAACCGATGGATCTCCAACCGCCCTTATCGCACCAACAACGCTTAACATGCTGTTGCAAGTTCAGGATGACTATTACTTCAAGTGGATTCCTGCTTCATTTCTCAGAATACTTAGCTTTGTAACAGCACTCATTTCTGTCCTACTACCCGCAACGTATATTTCGTTTGTTTCCTTTCATCATGGCCTCATTCCTACGGGGCTTGCCATCTCTCTTTCCAAAACAAGGGAGGGTGTTCCATTCCCATCTGTTATCGAGGCATTTTTGATGGAATTCACGATCGAAATTCTCCGCCAGGCAGGTGTAAGACTACCAAAGCCTATTGGCTCTACCGTAAGTATTGTCGGTGCCATTGTTATCGGTGAAACAGCAGTAAGTTCCGGTATTGTTAGTCCAATGATGGTCATGGTCATATCCTTTACAGCCATTTGCTCCTTCACGGTTGCCAATTATGAGCTAAGTCTGGCATTAAGAACCATTCGGTTCTTCATATTATTAGGTGCAGCTACACTTGGCATTTACGGCATGTTAATTACGATTTTCATTGTCACGACCCACCTGGTTAAATTGCGAAGTTTTACCGTACCTTACCTGGAACCCTTTGGTCCTTATTATGTGAAACGGTGGAAAGATTCCATCATTCGCTTCCCATTTCGTCAAAGTAAGGACGGAACAAAATAA
- a CDS encoding DUF3243 domain-containing protein — protein MSNMAERDPKQAAAQMSEDKKDDILQNFQSFKDYLGDQVHKGEKLGLGEEGLAKGAERVGDYLANHEEPRNREEKVLNELWNVANEEERQHMSHVLVKLAAQTN, from the coding sequence ATGAGTAATATGGCAGAACGCGATCCAAAACAAGCAGCAGCTCAAATGAGTGAGGATAAGAAAGACGATATCTTACAGAATTTCCAATCATTTAAAGACTATCTTGGTGATCAGGTTCATAAAGGTGAAAAGCTAGGACTTGGTGAAGAAGGTCTTGCCAAGGGGGCTGAGCGTGTTGGCGACTACCTCGCAAACCACGAAGAGCCACGTAACCGCGAAGAAAAAGTGTTGAATGAACTTTGGAACGTAGCAAATGAGGAAGAACGTCAGCATATGTCTCATGTCCTCGTGAAGCTTGCAGCCCAAACGAACTAA
- a CDS encoding Rieske 2Fe-2S domain-containing protein produces the protein MPVEAVKINLGRVREFSKDMGTKVNLLKLSIAVFHLSDDRFYALHNCCPKGGELVEGAILGEHIFCPQHDCKINVKNGVMQAPDSGQIETFHVEVEDSFIYLTLA, from the coding sequence ATGCCAGTTGAGGCGGTAAAGATCAATTTAGGAAGAGTACGTGAGTTTTCAAAAGATATGGGGACAAAAGTCAATTTACTAAAGTTATCTATTGCCGTGTTTCACCTCTCTGACGATAGGTTTTATGCCCTTCATAATTGCTGTCCAAAGGGAGGCGAACTTGTAGAAGGTGCCATTCTTGGCGAACACATTTTCTGCCCGCAACACGATTGCAAAATTAATGTGAAAAACGGGGTAATGCAGGCACCTGATAGCGGTCAGATTGAAACGTTTCATGTTGAAGTTGAAGACAGTTTCATTTATCTTACGTTAGCGTAA
- a CDS encoding alpha/beta hydrolase, whose product MGIFSKKVDYTVSQTGISSSEEIMIGGIRQTILIQAEDQTKPVLLILHGGPSMPLPGVSSKGRDYTIVTNTRELVKHYVLVYWDQRGTGKSYRHDIPGESMTVSQFVSDANELTDYLRTRFKHPKIFLAAHSWGSTIGLELVTTFPDKFYSYVGLSQVVSWTENDRLSLEWTKAEAKRRGHTKALVELESVGEPPFVESFQQWGVLRKWQRKFNTLIYSDDVIKHPGLMNVTKAMFQSDEYSLKDIYNTYYKGFKLVYTDSFIKELAANNFMESVQKVAIPITFIHGMKDYHVHGQLVKTYYDQLNAREKRLLWVDKSAHLFHPDDTKLIEKYLIEQLRHRKLVSK is encoded by the coding sequence GTGGGGATCTTTTCGAAAAAAGTAGATTACACCGTATCTCAAACCGGTATAAGTTCTAGTGAAGAGATCATGATTGGTGGGATTCGGCAGACAATTCTTATCCAGGCAGAGGATCAAACTAAACCTGTGCTGTTGATTTTGCATGGAGGGCCAAGTATGCCTCTTCCAGGTGTGTCGTCTAAAGGAAGAGACTATACGATTGTGACGAATACGCGAGAGTTAGTTAAACACTACGTTCTCGTCTACTGGGATCAGAGAGGAACAGGTAAATCCTACCGACATGATATTCCAGGAGAATCGATGACGGTTTCTCAATTTGTTTCGGATGCGAATGAGCTAACGGATTATTTGCGTACACGATTCAAACACCCTAAGATTTTTCTCGCCGCACATTCATGGGGGTCTACAATCGGGCTTGAGCTCGTCACAACCTTTCCAGATAAATTCTACTCATATGTAGGATTATCTCAGGTTGTGAGCTGGACTGAGAATGATCGCCTTTCGCTTGAATGGACAAAAGCGGAAGCAAAAAGAAGAGGGCATACGAAGGCATTAGTTGAGCTAGAGTCCGTTGGTGAACCACCGTTTGTAGAAAGCTTCCAACAGTGGGGAGTGTTAAGAAAGTGGCAAAGAAAGTTTAATACGCTCATTTATTCGGATGACGTGATCAAGCATCCAGGGTTAATGAATGTCACAAAGGCAATGTTTCAATCAGATGAGTACTCATTAAAGGATATTTACAACACGTATTATAAAGGATTTAAACTCGTCTATACAGATTCTTTTATTAAAGAATTAGCTGCCAACAATTTCATGGAGAGTGTACAGAAAGTTGCGATTCCAATTACCTTCATTCATGGGATGAAAGACTATCATGTCCATGGTCAGCTTGTAAAAACGTATTATGATCAACTCAATGCACGAGAAAAACGACTGCTGTGGGTAGATAAATCAGCCCATTTGTTCCACCCGGATGATACAAAGCTTATTGAGAAGTATCTGATTGAGCAGTTGAGGCATAGGAAATTGGTTTCGAAATAG
- a CDS encoding YjzC family protein, which translates to MADRFKTGEKAPENGKYEFDGLTDGRKNSNPTEDEMHISLQSGDTFPPLRSSKESAYWKKA; encoded by the coding sequence ATGGCAGATCGTTTCAAAACTGGTGAAAAGGCCCCTGAGAATGGAAAATATGAGTTTGATGGTTTAACAGACGGAAGAAAGAATAGCAATCCGACTGAAGATGAGATGCATATCAGCCTCCAAAGTGGCGACACGTTTCCTCCACTTCGATCAAGCAAAGAATCAGCATATTGGAAAAAAGCATAA
- a CDS encoding GerAB/ArcD/ProY family transporter — MGEKQPSILPIIVFLISTMIGVGIVTLPRETASIVGQPNMWLSIIPGAAIAFLNGVLIFLLVKRYPDLNLFDFAPRIIGKWLGKAFSIVFVAYAIAISAYVIRTSAEIVNYYLLNNTPKYIVILTLILASMYLVSCGLTNIIFFFQLYFPIILLMFFLLTVLSIKNIEPTHLLPIFEFDHFAILKGVNSTFFSFVGYELIMILSSYQSMTKWKSMNWTLGISIGSVCVIYILFFILNIGILSIQELKVITFPTIEMAKSLEFKGFFFERFELVFLFGWIITIFTTVSAYYYSAFLGLCRTFNCKKNIFMNAAVGFVIFALSLQPEGVTELFDSAKYLNYLSYAALIGVPLILLVVSLIKGVERR; from the coding sequence ATGGGTGAAAAACAGCCTTCTATCCTCCCAATTATTGTCTTCCTCATTTCTACAATGATTGGCGTTGGAATCGTAACCCTGCCAAGAGAAACGGCTAGTATCGTCGGACAACCAAACATGTGGCTAAGTATTATACCAGGTGCTGCCATCGCTTTCTTAAATGGAGTTCTCATTTTTTTGCTTGTGAAGCGCTATCCCGATCTAAATCTCTTTGACTTTGCTCCGCGTATTATCGGTAAATGGCTCGGAAAAGCATTTAGTATTGTTTTTGTGGCTTATGCGATTGCTATCTCAGCTTATGTAATTCGCACATCGGCGGAAATTGTGAACTATTATCTTTTGAATAATACGCCTAAATACATCGTCATTCTCACCCTGATTCTCGCAAGCATGTATCTTGTCTCTTGTGGCTTAACGAATATCATATTTTTCTTTCAACTGTATTTCCCGATTATCCTGTTGATGTTCTTTCTCTTAACTGTTCTAAGCATAAAGAACATTGAACCAACTCATTTACTTCCAATTTTCGAGTTTGATCACTTTGCAATTTTGAAAGGGGTTAATTCGACCTTTTTCTCCTTCGTAGGGTATGAACTCATCATGATTCTGTCAAGCTACCAATCCATGACTAAATGGAAATCAATGAATTGGACGCTTGGTATTTCTATAGGATCGGTTTGTGTGATCTACATTCTATTCTTCATCCTGAACATTGGGATCTTGAGCATCCAAGAGCTAAAAGTGATTACTTTCCCCACAATCGAAATGGCCAAATCGCTCGAATTCAAGGGATTTTTCTTTGAACGGTTTGAACTGGTTTTTCTCTTCGGTTGGATTATTACAATCTTCACGACGGTATCAGCGTATTATTACAGCGCTTTTTTAGGTTTATGCAGAACGTTTAATTGTAAAAAAAACATTTTTATGAACGCTGCTGTAGGATTCGTCATTTTTGCTCTTTCCTTACAACCAGAAGGAGTAACGGAGCTATTTGATTCAGCTAAATACTTAAATTACCTATCTTATGCAGCCCTGATTGGCGTACCTCTCATTTTACTAGTCGTTAGTTTAATTAAGGGGGTAGAACGGAGATGA
- a CDS encoding uroporphyrinogen-III synthase: protein MQALTNKTIAVTGGRKGEEISALIEKQGGRALIRPAQGTVFTNEEQVLETLRDSIENPPDVLIFTTGMGERRMAELANEAGLGKRYEQLLEAIPIAVRGTKTFQHLKQKGITPATVADSGTMKQLEERLKIKDKRVLLQMHGENVPDFIQTLERANNTVVTIYPYEHTPPDEAVLDQLIEEITNKQLDAVAFTSAIQVRFFFEYVERMKKKEFILSSFGDHVLPVAVGEVTAEHLERQGVEGILIPATPRMGAMVMEIAKYYKEN, encoded by the coding sequence ATGCAGGCACTAACGAATAAAACAATTGCTGTAACTGGTGGAAGAAAGGGCGAGGAGATAAGCGCTCTTATTGAAAAGCAGGGAGGACGTGCGCTGATTCGTCCCGCGCAGGGGACTGTTTTTACTAATGAGGAGCAGGTTCTTGAAACGTTAAGGGATAGTATTGAAAACCCACCTGATGTGCTCATTTTTACAACAGGGATGGGCGAACGCCGGATGGCTGAGCTAGCTAACGAGGCCGGACTCGGCAAGAGATATGAGCAGTTGTTAGAGGCCATTCCAATTGCAGTAAGAGGAACGAAAACATTCCAGCATTTAAAACAAAAAGGGATAACACCAGCGACTGTCGCTGACAGTGGAACAATGAAACAGCTGGAGGAGAGGCTTAAGATTAAGGACAAGCGCGTGCTTCTTCAAATGCATGGTGAGAATGTGCCTGATTTCATTCAAACACTTGAACGAGCGAACAACACGGTTGTGACGATTTATCCGTATGAGCACACGCCACCAGATGAGGCGGTGCTTGACCAGTTAATTGAGGAGATTACGAACAAGCAACTTGATGCGGTAGCGTTTACGAGCGCAATCCAGGTGCGGTTCTTTTTCGAGTATGTGGAAAGGATGAAGAAGAAGGAATTTATTCTTTCCTCGTTCGGTGATCATGTGCTTCCTGTTGCGGTTGGAGAAGTAACAGCTGAGCATCTTGAAAGGCAGGGAGTAGAAGGAATTCTTATTCCGGCCACACCACGGATGGGCGCGATGGTGATGGAGATTGCGAAATATTATAAAGAAAATTAA
- a CDS encoding ABC transporter substrate-binding protein: MKLHSKLVTGFVSMALGAALLTGCSSGGKDDALEVFSNKSENTETYKALIKKFEEENPDIDIKLNAPPEAETVLKSRLTKNDLPDVMAIGGNATYGELARAGVLMDLSDSEMINKIQPAYLDMINRLAGEEKEGTYGIPYATNANAVIYNKDKFEELGVEVPKTWDEFVAILDKAKAEGEIPLYLTLKDAWTGMIPWNSLAANIQPEEFAKKVNNGEASFQEDYPEVADKMLTLLEYGHQDNMGVAYGDGNTAFAKGEGVMYLQGNWAIPEIKKANPDINLGVFAMPVTNTPEENKLVSGVDVLFAVNSDTEYSEEAKKFIEFMINEQNAKQYIDEQAAFSAVEGVFQEDPVMEGIKVNFQEGSITSFPDHYYPAGMQAENLIQDFLINKNKDEFLKKMDEEWEKVQNR, translated from the coding sequence ATGAAGCTTCATAGCAAATTGGTTACCGGTTTTGTTTCAATGGCTCTCGGCGCGGCACTTTTAACAGGATGTAGTAGTGGTGGTAAAGACGATGCACTAGAGGTGTTCTCTAATAAATCGGAGAATACGGAAACCTATAAGGCTCTCATTAAAAAGTTTGAAGAAGAAAATCCTGATATCGATATCAAATTAAATGCACCGCCAGAAGCAGAAACTGTCCTGAAGTCACGGTTAACAAAAAATGATTTGCCGGATGTTATGGCGATCGGTGGGAATGCAACTTATGGGGAGCTGGCCCGTGCAGGAGTATTAATGGATTTATCAGATTCAGAAATGATTAACAAAATTCAGCCTGCCTATTTAGATATGATTAACCGTCTAGCGGGAGAAGAAAAAGAAGGAACGTATGGTATTCCCTATGCTACAAATGCGAACGCTGTCATTTATAACAAAGATAAATTTGAAGAGCTGGGTGTTGAAGTTCCCAAAACATGGGATGAGTTTGTAGCAATACTCGACAAAGCAAAGGCTGAGGGAGAAATTCCTTTATACCTGACGTTAAAGGATGCTTGGACAGGAATGATTCCATGGAATTCTCTTGCTGCGAATATTCAACCTGAAGAGTTTGCGAAAAAGGTAAACAACGGTGAGGCGAGTTTTCAGGAAGATTATCCTGAAGTAGCAGATAAAATGTTAACGCTTTTAGAATATGGACATCAAGACAACATGGGTGTTGCTTATGGTGATGGAAACACAGCTTTCGCAAAAGGTGAAGGGGTTATGTACTTACAAGGAAACTGGGCCATCCCTGAAATCAAGAAAGCAAATCCGGATATTAACTTAGGGGTTTTTGCAATGCCAGTTACAAATACACCTGAAGAGAACAAACTAGTTTCCGGTGTAGACGTTTTATTTGCTGTTAATAGTGATACCGAATATTCCGAGGAAGCGAAGAAGTTCATTGAGTTTATGATTAATGAACAAAATGCAAAACAATATATCGATGAGCAAGCAGCATTCTCAGCTGTAGAGGGTGTATTCCAGGAGGATCCTGTCATGGAGGGAATAAAGGTTAACTTTCAAGAAGGTTCAATTACCAGCTTCCCTGACCATTATTATCCTGCAGGAATGCAAGCAGAGAATTTGATTCAAGACTTTTTGATTAATAAAAACAAAGATGAATTCCTGAAGAAAATGGATGAAGAGTGGGAAAAGGTTCAAAACCGATAA
- a CDS encoding Ger(x)C family spore germination protein gives MNRKLLSLLVCILIVLTACWDSNEIEDLGMIIGVGLDYKGGEEPFSMTNQYVVPNNIPGMQSGGALSNPYQNLTLNGKNFFEIIRENSLETDRPPNFTHLKSLVISDKILKQEPAHKIISFFLRDHEFRRTVPVFITKENVATIMNVEPTKEMFPAVQIKELTQNIDRSLHVQDNLTFGDLSEHISDRSSFVIPEIGINQNRVRLLGAAIISSEDYKLAGWLEPEEVGGLKWIKDTVKGGLVTIDREHSPEDQVVLEINEAKTKIEPVLKGDQLTININVNGSLKLAEDWNMERNVFKKGWDDAMKKDAEEIVSESMEQVIDIAQNDFKLDFLDLGTWVRINHPSYWKKNKDKWNTLFSEVPIHVDVNFKITGFGTQDLV, from the coding sequence ATGAATCGAAAACTTCTATCACTGCTCGTTTGTATCCTAATCGTGCTAACTGCCTGCTGGGATAGTAATGAAATTGAAGACCTTGGCATGATCATCGGTGTTGGGCTTGATTATAAAGGCGGAGAGGAGCCGTTCTCAATGACCAACCAGTACGTTGTTCCAAATAACATTCCAGGCATGCAGTCAGGTGGTGCACTGAGCAACCCTTATCAGAACCTAACGCTTAATGGTAAAAACTTTTTTGAAATTATCCGTGAAAATTCGTTAGAAACAGATCGACCACCAAACTTTACGCATTTAAAATCCCTGGTTATCTCAGACAAAATTCTTAAGCAGGAACCTGCGCACAAAATCATCAGCTTTTTCTTAAGAGATCATGAATTTAGGCGAACAGTCCCAGTTTTTATTACAAAAGAGAACGTCGCCACCATAATGAATGTTGAACCTACAAAAGAAATGTTTCCAGCTGTTCAAATTAAAGAACTCACTCAAAACATTGATCGAAGTCTCCATGTTCAAGACAACTTAACGTTCGGCGATCTTTCTGAACACATTTCTGATCGATCAAGTTTCGTCATTCCTGAAATTGGGATCAACCAAAACCGCGTTCGCTTATTAGGAGCGGCTATTATTTCAAGTGAAGATTATAAACTGGCAGGTTGGCTTGAACCTGAAGAAGTGGGTGGTTTGAAGTGGATTAAAGATACGGTAAAGGGTGGCCTCGTTACAATAGATCGCGAACACTCACCTGAAGACCAGGTTGTTCTTGAAATCAATGAGGCTAAAACAAAGATCGAACCCGTCCTTAAAGGAGACCAATTAACTATTAACATCAATGTAAATGGCTCACTCAAGCTTGCTGAAGACTGGAATATGGAGCGGAATGTTTTCAAGAAAGGATGGGATGACGCGATGAAGAAGGATGCGGAAGAAATCGTGAGCGAGTCCATGGAACAGGTCATTGACATTGCTCAAAATGACTTTAAGCTGGACTTCCTCGACCTCGGGACGTGGGTTAGAATTAACCACCCTTCCTATTGGAAAAAGAATAAAGACAAATGGAACACTTTGTTTAGTGAGGTACCCATACACGTTGATGTAAATTTTAAAATTACAGGGTTTGGAACACAGGATCTTGTTTAA